From a single Candidatus Defluviilinea gracilis genomic region:
- a CDS encoding sortase — MNISSFAPKKLYVHFFAAVLAVLLVLSAATPAPVRAADTGLQSPTSCTGWTNPANALSSNNVYATTAGGNNQLVCAFNLPAIPAGAVINGIEVSIEGMSSGSREADVDLSWNAGGNFTGGDPSTTFGGTETTFTLGGAANTWGRAWAVGDFTAANFRVRLTSTGFPTSGTISLDLVRVRVTYSFGTTTTVVSDINPSVAGQTVTFTATVTSTSGAPTGTVNFRNGVTVIGTGTLDGSGVATFSTNTLTVGSHNITAVYVGDANFGTSTSAILVQNVNQAPTITSANNTTFLVGTAGNFTVATTGFPAPTFTLSGDPLPSGVTFNTNTGVFGGAPASGTVGVYNFLITATNGISPDATQNFTLTIIKGNQTINFPAISSPRAYGSTFVINPTASSGLPVTVVASGVCTLAGNTVTMTSGTGTCTLTASQAGNDDYNPAPDVVRTVAASRATTTVSVDPAPHTAANPSQSFYSHPMTFTVTVSSAAGTPTGTVTLTGGNPAQNITATLDAAGVALITTSNLNVITFLGAPVPHGLTVSYSGDANFNTDSEAVSHTILPAPTQVNVTSDVNPSAEGQMVVFTVTVTPTAPGTGIPAGSVTLWDGSTQIGSATILSGGVATFNISTLTFGSHNISARFVNSNDNYATSNNTSNPYVQNVRRFTTATLTSDNNPSIYGQNVTFTATITSGSPGVITGSVTFYNGATVIGTDNTIVGGEATLTINSLVVGTHPITAVYSGDGTFATSTTNIVSQVVNKATLTVTADPQTITYGDADPVFTFQYSGFVLGDDAADIDTPPTCDAPTPHVNAGVYNGIIDCSGGLDDNYDFTYVDGTLTVLQKALTITADNQGKIYGTTFTFAGTEFTTTGLIFTDSVSSVTLTSAGAPAAAPAGTYPIVPSAAVGTGLSNYAITYVNGTMTVGTNVLTITADDQTKTYGDVFTFNGTEFSVVGLQPGDSVTSVTLTSAGAPSAAVVGTYPITPSAAVGTGLSNYVIVYSDGQMDVNQRSLTFNPNAQTKVYGSVFSAYTGAFTGLRAGDNITPIYDSLGAPATAIVDVYGITVTLDDPDGKLGNYIVTIDPAPAATLTVTQRALSVTPDDQTKVYGEVFTAFTGVISGIQNGDNITATYNSAGAPATADVGIYTITAALNDPDGMLSNYNITLNTGTLTVTRRNLTAISDSQSKLYGEVFTAFTGSFIGIQNGDNITAVYNSLGAPATAPFGSYPITITLVDPDNKLGNYTVTQNIGTLTVNRRDLSFVPDDQSKIYGDTFSAFTGAVTGLQNGDAITPIYSSPGAIATAPVGTYPITITLSDPTNKLGNYNFTIGTATLTVTQRDLIVTPDDQTKQYGTWFIAFTGAITGIQNGDNITANYASAGSPPSAAVGTYPITATLNDPTGKLGNYNVTLNTGTLTVTSSVLTVTANNQTITYGNPDPTFTFTYTGFASGDGPGVINTPPTCSVSGPHTDVGTYPIVCSGGSDDAYTFVYVDGTLTVQPRALIVTPTDKTKVYGDVFTAFTGLITGIQFGDNITATYASVGAPATANVGDYPITATLNDPDNKLGNYTVTLNTGTLSVTPRALTVTPADKTKIYGAVFTAFTGTITGVQAGDTITVTYDSPGAPATAAIGDYPINATLNDPGNRLPNYTVTLNIGTLSVTPRALVVTPDNKSKVFGTVFTAFTGTITGIQNGDNITATYASPGAPAAAPVGTYPITATLNDPDNRLPNYTITLNTGTLSVGLSILTISANDQSIVYGSPDPVFTFTYSGFVNGDTPAVVDTPPTCQVAVPHNNVGAFPITCSGGIDDNYVFAYTPGTLTVTPRALTVTPDDKTKVYGDTFTAFTGLISGIQGGDIITANYASAGAIATAGIGSYPITATLNDPGGRLGNYTVTLNTGTLTVNTRGLVVTPTDASKVYGSVFNAFTGAIVGIQNGDPITATYTSPGSPATAIVGAYPITATLNAPAGVLNNYTVTSNTGTLTVTQRDLTVTPADKSKVYGTVFTAFTGTITGIQNSDPITVTYASAGAPAAAAVGDYPITATLNDPSGRLPNYNVILGTGTLSVTLATTLTGVTSDNNPAGVGDLVTFTATVTSSAGTPTGTVTFYDGANSMGTVTLAGGVATISTNTLNAGSHTITAVYSGDANFAGSTSAPYVQGVGQTVSNTVVTSNANPSVLGQAVTFNAIVTASTGVPTGTVTFNDGATVLGTGALNAGVATFTTNALTSGSHNITASYGGDADFFGSVSAVLTQIVIPNTTIDTTPPDPDNDLTPIFTFSSTSATGTFVCRIDGAPFAPCNSGNSFGPLVAGNHTFEVAAVDTFGNTDPTPALYVWTIDTSTPDTDIDSSPPAVTNSVDAAFAFSSPSPDTASFECQLDGGGFAACTSPQNYLALAGGPHIFEVRAIDDAGNPDPTPASYNWMVDLGYPTVIGSEPANNGVTGRNTTRITVNFSKDVNQVSNTDLGSATNPANYLLVDDGPNETFDTVSCAGGLIADDVLIPIAIPTYSNGTGAGPFIATFVINGGIGLTDGNYRLFVCGTTSILDVAGNELNDGLNDTAITFTVVPRVPGGDGDGDGNGRGNNSNLGSGFLIPVTGFAPGKITILPEQPADQQYAATDVWMEIPRLKIKIPIVGIPQTKNGWDVSWLGNKGGWLNGSAFPGWDGNSVITGHVWDANNNPGPFANLVNLQYGDKIKIHAFGQVYTFEVTASALILPSNTKAALKHEETPWLTLLTCENYIAETDTYTHRRMVRAVLVSVTPEK; from the coding sequence ATGAATATTTCGTCCTTCGCCCCAAAGAAGTTGTATGTACATTTTTTTGCCGCGGTCTTGGCGGTTCTCTTGGTATTGAGCGCCGCCACACCCGCCCCGGTTCGCGCGGCGGATACAGGTTTGCAAAGCCCCACATCCTGTACCGGCTGGACCAACCCCGCAAATGCGTTGTCCTCCAACAACGTGTACGCTACCACCGCCGGCGGAAATAACCAGTTGGTTTGCGCGTTCAACCTTCCGGCAATTCCGGCTGGCGCTGTGATCAATGGGATCGAAGTATCCATTGAGGGTATGTCAAGCGGATCGCGCGAGGCGGATGTGGACCTCTCATGGAATGCGGGCGGGAACTTTACCGGCGGCGACCCCAGCACCACCTTCGGCGGAACCGAAACAACATTCACGCTTGGAGGCGCGGCAAACACTTGGGGAAGAGCCTGGGCAGTGGGAGATTTTACAGCCGCAAATTTCAGAGTACGCCTCACATCAACGGGTTTTCCAACCTCTGGAACCATTTCTCTTGATCTCGTTCGCGTGAGAGTTACCTATAGTTTCGGCACGACCACCACTGTCGTTTCCGATATTAATCCATCCGTTGCGGGTCAAACGGTGACGTTCACCGCCACGGTTACATCAACCAGCGGCGCTCCCACTGGAACAGTCAACTTCCGTAACGGCGTGACCGTGATCGGCACCGGAACACTCGACGGCAGCGGGGTGGCTACATTCAGCACCAATACATTAACGGTTGGCTCGCACAATATTACCGCTGTTTATGTTGGGGATGCCAATTTTGGAACGAGCACATCCGCCATCCTTGTGCAGAATGTCAATCAGGCGCCGACGATCACATCCGCGAATAACACAACGTTCTTGGTGGGAACAGCCGGCAATTTCACAGTAGCCACCACCGGCTTCCCTGCGCCAACGTTTACTCTAAGCGGCGACCCCTTGCCGAGCGGAGTAACCTTCAATACCAATACCGGTGTCTTTGGCGGCGCGCCCGCATCGGGCACGGTTGGCGTGTATAACTTCTTAATTACCGCCACCAACGGCATTAGTCCTGATGCGACCCAGAACTTTACGCTGACGATCATCAAGGGCAATCAGACAATCAACTTCCCCGCAATCTCCAGCCCGCGGGCATATGGCTCGACCTTTGTGATCAATCCGACGGCGTCTTCTGGTTTGCCCGTCACCGTAGTGGCAAGCGGCGTATGCACGCTCGCGGGAAATACCGTCACGATGACAAGCGGAACAGGGACTTGCACCCTGACCGCCTCACAAGCGGGCAACGATGACTACAACCCCGCGCCGGATGTGGTCCGCACTGTTGCGGCATCGCGAGCAACGACAACGGTTTCTGTCGACCCGGCGCCGCATACCGCCGCCAACCCGAGTCAGTCGTTTTACAGCCATCCGATGACGTTCACGGTGACCGTCTCCTCTGCGGCTGGGACGCCAACCGGCACGGTTACATTGACCGGTGGCAACCCTGCGCAAAATATCACCGCCACGCTCGATGCCGCCGGCGTTGCCTTGATCACCACCAGCAATTTGAATGTGATCACATTCCTTGGAGCCCCTGTTCCGCATGGGCTGACGGTCAGCTACAGCGGGGATGCCAACTTCAATACGGATTCGGAAGCGGTCTCTCACACCATTCTGCCTGCCCCAACCCAGGTGAATGTTACCTCCGATGTAAATCCCTCCGCCGAAGGCCAGATGGTGGTCTTTACGGTAACCGTCACTCCAACGGCGCCGGGCACTGGCATTCCGGCTGGGTCCGTCACCTTATGGGACGGTTCAACACAAATTGGCTCAGCAACCATTTTGAGCGGCGGAGTCGCCACATTCAACATCAGCACGCTGACATTCGGCTCGCACAACATCTCGGCGCGCTTCGTCAATAGCAACGATAACTATGCCACCAGCAATAACACTTCAAACCCGTATGTTCAAAATGTCCGGCGTTTCACCACTGCAACGCTGACATCCGATAACAACCCGTCCATTTATGGGCAGAACGTCACGTTTACCGCCACCATCACCTCCGGCTCGCCGGGTGTGATCACAGGCTCAGTGACCTTCTACAACGGCGCAACTGTCATCGGCACAGACAACACAATCGTCGGCGGGGAAGCAACCCTAACGATCAACTCGCTCGTGGTGGGAACCCACCCCATCACCGCGGTTTATAGCGGCGACGGAACATTCGCCACCAGCACAACAAACATCGTGAGCCAGGTGGTGAATAAAGCCACCTTGACCGTGACCGCAGATCCGCAGACCATCACCTACGGCGATGCCGACCCGGTCTTCACCTTCCAGTACAGCGGATTCGTGCTCGGCGATGACGCGGCGGATATCGACACGCCTCCCACATGCGATGCGCCGACTCCCCACGTCAATGCCGGCGTGTATAACGGGATCATCGATTGTTCCGGCGGCTTGGATGATAACTATGATTTCACATACGTGGATGGAACCCTGACGGTCCTGCAAAAAGCATTGACGATCACCGCCGACAATCAGGGCAAGATCTACGGAACCACATTCACTTTCGCCGGAACCGAGTTCACCACCACTGGCTTGATCTTCACCGATTCGGTTTCGAGCGTCACGTTGACCAGCGCCGGAGCGCCCGCCGCCGCGCCGGCTGGGACCTATCCGATCGTTCCGAGCGCGGCTGTCGGCACAGGGCTGTCAAACTATGCCATCACGTATGTCAACGGCACAATGACCGTTGGCACGAACGTGTTGACCATTACCGCAGACGACCAAACCAAGACCTATGGCGATGTATTCACGTTTAATGGCACAGAGTTTAGCGTGGTCGGTCTCCAGCCCGGCGACAGCGTCACCAGTGTGACTCTCACCAGCGCAGGCGCTCCTTCCGCGGCTGTCGTTGGCACGTATCCCATCACGCCCAGCGCCGCAGTGGGAACCGGCTTGAGCAACTATGTGATCGTGTATAGCGACGGGCAAATGGATGTCAATCAGCGCAGTCTGACATTCAACCCCAATGCGCAAACAAAAGTCTACGGAAGCGTGTTCAGCGCCTACACCGGCGCGTTCACAGGCTTGCGCGCAGGCGACAACATCACCCCGATCTACGACAGTCTCGGCGCGCCCGCCACAGCCATTGTCGACGTGTACGGAATCACTGTCACACTGGACGATCCCGATGGGAAGTTGGGCAACTACATCGTCACGATCGACCCGGCGCCCGCCGCCACATTAACCGTCACCCAGCGCGCGCTCTCTGTCACACCGGACGATCAAACCAAAGTGTACGGCGAAGTGTTCACCGCGTTCACCGGCGTTATTTCGGGCATCCAAAATGGAGATAATATCACCGCCACTTACAACAGCGCTGGCGCGCCTGCCACTGCGGATGTAGGGATTTATACGATCACCGCCGCGTTGAATGACCCCGACGGCATGTTGAGCAACTACAACATCACCCTCAACACCGGCACACTCACTGTAACGCGACGAAACCTGACCGCAATCTCGGACAGCCAAAGCAAACTCTATGGCGAAGTGTTCACCGCGTTCACCGGCTCTTTCATCGGTATCCAGAACGGCGATAACATAACCGCCGTTTACAACAGCCTCGGCGCGCCCGCCACCGCCCCGTTCGGTTCGTATCCCATCACCATCACCTTGGTCGATCCTGATAACAAACTGGGCAACTACACAGTCACACAAAACATCGGCACCCTCACGGTCAATCGCCGCGACCTGAGTTTCGTGCCCGACGATCAATCGAAGATCTATGGCGATACATTCAGCGCCTTCACCGGCGCGGTTACCGGCTTGCAAAACGGCGATGCCATCACGCCGATCTACTCGAGCCCTGGCGCAATTGCCACTGCCCCGGTGGGAACTTACCCGATCACAATTACACTGAGCGACCCCACGAATAAACTAGGCAACTATAACTTCACCATCGGAACTGCCACATTGACCGTGACCCAACGCGACCTCATCGTTACCCCCGACGATCAGACCAAACAATACGGCACATGGTTCATTGCGTTCACTGGCGCCATCACCGGCATTCAAAACGGCGACAACATCACCGCCAATTATGCCAGCGCCGGTTCGCCGCCCTCCGCCGCCGTTGGCACCTACCCGATCACCGCCACCTTGAACGACCCCACCGGGAAACTTGGCAACTACAACGTAACCTTGAACACCGGCACGCTAACCGTTACCTCCTCCGTATTGACCGTCACCGCCAATAACCAGACCATCACGTATGGAAATCCCGACCCGACTTTCACCTTCACCTACACAGGATTCGCCTCCGGTGACGGACCGGGCGTAATCAACACGCCTCCGACCTGTAGTGTGTCTGGTCCTCACACCGACGTGGGTACCTACCCCATCGTTTGTTCCGGCGGCTCCGACGACGCGTACACGTTTGTCTATGTGGATGGAACTCTCACGGTCCAACCGCGCGCGCTCATCGTCACACCGACCGACAAAACGAAGGTCTATGGCGATGTATTTACCGCATTCACCGGATTGATCACCGGCATTCAATTTGGCGACAACATCACAGCCACCTACGCCAGCGTCGGCGCGCCGGCCACCGCAAATGTTGGCGATTACCCGATCACAGCCACCTTGAACGACCCCGACAACAAACTCGGCAACTACACCGTAACGCTCAACACAGGCACACTATCTGTGACGCCGCGCGCCCTCACCGTCACGCCAGCCGATAAGACGAAAATCTACGGCGCGGTTTTCACCGCATTCACTGGAACGATCACAGGCGTTCAAGCAGGCGATACGATCACCGTCACCTATGACAGCCCCGGTGCGCCGGCCACAGCCGCCATCGGTGATTACCCGATCAACGCCACGCTCAACGATCCGGGGAACCGTCTACCCAACTACACGGTGACTCTGAACATCGGCACGTTAAGCGTCACCCCGCGCGCGCTGGTCGTCACGCCGGACAATAAGTCCAAAGTATTCGGCACTGTGTTCACCGCATTCACCGGCACGATCACCGGCATTCAAAACGGCGATAACATCACCGCAACCTACGCCAGCCCCGGCGCGCCAGCCGCGGCGCCGGTGGGAACGTATCCCATCACCGCGACGTTGAACGACCCAGACAATAGACTGCCGAATTACACCATCACGCTCAACACAGGCACGCTGTCGGTGGGCTTATCCATTCTCACCATCTCAGCCAACGATCAGAGCATTGTGTATGGAAGCCCAGACCCGGTCTTCACCTTCACCTATTCAGGCTTCGTCAATGGAGACACCCCGGCAGTCGTCGATACGCCGCCAACTTGTCAAGTTGCCGTTCCGCATAACAACGTAGGCGCTTTCCCGATCACCTGCTCCGGCGGAATCGACGATAACTATGTCTTTGCATACACACCCGGCACATTGACGGTCACACCGCGCGCCCTCACCGTCACCCCGGATGACAAGACAAAGGTCTATGGCGATACGTTTACCGCCTTCACCGGCCTGATCAGCGGCATTCAAGGCGGCGATATCATCACCGCCAATTACGCCAGCGCCGGCGCCATAGCCACCGCGGGAATTGGATCGTATCCGATCACGGCAACTCTCAATGACCCCGGTGGGCGGCTTGGGAACTACACTGTCACCTTGAATACCGGCACACTCACCGTAAATACCCGAGGGCTGGTTGTTACCCCGACGGACGCAAGCAAGGTCTACGGATCGGTGTTCAACGCCTTTACCGGCGCGATCGTGGGCATTCAGAATGGCGACCCGATCACGGCAACTTACACAAGCCCCGGCTCGCCGGCAACCGCCATTGTGGGAGCCTATCCGATCACAGCCACATTGAACGCGCCGGCCGGCGTACTCAACAACTACACCGTCACATCCAACACGGGCACGCTCACCGTGACTCAACGCGACCTGACCGTGACGCCCGCAGATAAATCCAAAGTGTACGGAACGGTCTTCACGGCGTTTACCGGCACGATCACCGGCATTCAAAACAGCGATCCGATCACCGTCACCTACGCCAGCGCGGGGGCGCCCGCCGCGGCGGCAGTGGGTGATTATCCGATCACCGCCACATTGAACGACCCGAGCGGCCGGCTCCCGAACTACAACGTAATTCTTGGAACGGGCACGCTCAGCGTCACGCTGGCAACCACATTGACCGGCGTCACATCCGACAACAACCCGGCGGGCGTGGGCGATCTTGTCACTTTCACCGCCACCGTCACCTCCAGCGCGGGAACGCCCACCGGCACCGTCACGTTCTACGATGGCGCAAACTCAATGGGCACCGTGACCCTGGCAGGCGGGGTGGCGACCATCAGTACCAACACGTTGAACGCGGGTTCGCATACCATCACTGCGGTGTATAGCGGTGATGCCAACTTTGCCGGCAGCACTTCCGCGCCGTATGTTCAGGGTGTGGGACAAACAGTCTCGAACACCGTTGTCACCTCGAACGCGAATCCCTCCGTTCTGGGTCAAGCGGTTACATTCAACGCGATTGTTACCGCATCGACCGGCGTTCCAACCGGCACAGTAACATTCAACGATGGCGCGACGGTCTTGGGAACTGGCGCATTGAACGCCGGTGTAGCGACCTTCACAACAAACGCTCTCACCTCCGGGTCGCACAACATTACCGCTTCCTATGGCGGAGACGCCGACTTCTTCGGGAGCGTATCCGCTGTGCTCACGCAGATCGTCATCCCGAACACGACCATCGACACTACGCCGCCCGACCCAGATAACGACCTGACCCCGATATTCACGTTCAGCAGTACCAGCGCCACAGGCACTTTCGTCTGCCGCATCGACGGCGCGCCTTTCGCCCCGTGCAACTCCGGCAATTCGTTTGGTCCGCTTGTCGCGGGGAATCACACCTTTGAAGTCGCCGCGGTGGATACCTTCGGGAACACCGACCCGACGCCCGCATTGTACGTTTGGACGATCGACACCTCCACACCAGACACCGATATCGATTCATCCCCGCCCGCCGTCACAAACAGCGTGGACGCGGCGTTCGCCTTCTCCAGTCCATCACCAGACACCGCCAGTTTTGAATGCCAGCTAGATGGCGGCGGTTTCGCCGCATGTACAAGCCCGCAAAATTATCTAGCGCTGGCAGGCGGACCTCACATCTTTGAAGTGCGCGCGATCGACGATGCCGGCAACCCAGACCCCACCCCCGCATCGTACAACTGGATGGTCGACCTCGGCTACCCAACCGTGATCGGGAGCGAGCCCGCCAACAACGGCGTAACGGGACGCAACACCACGAGAATAACGGTGAATTTCAGCAAAGACGTGAATCAGGTTAGCAACACAGATCTCGGGTCTGCCACGAACCCTGCCAACTACCTCTTGGTGGATGATGGTCCCAACGAAACCTTCGATACCGTTTCATGCGCGGGCGGTTTGATTGCCGATGATGTACTCATCCCGATCGCCATCCCCACGTATAGCAATGGCACGGGAGCGGGTCCGTTCATCGCCACCTTTGTCATCAATGGTGGGATCGGTCTCACGGACGGCAATTATCGACTGTTCGTATGCGGAACGACTTCCATCCTGGATGTGGCTGGCAACGAATTAAACGACGGACTCAACGATACGGCGATCACCTTCACCGTCGTGCCGCGCGTTCCCGGCGGTGACGGAGACGGCGACGGTAATGGACGCGGCAATAACTCAAACCTGGGATCCGGATTCCTTATCCCTGTGACGGGCTTCGCGCCGGGGAAGATTACCATACTTCCGGAGCAACCCGCAGATCAGCAATACGCCGCCACCGACGTTTGGATGGAAATCCCGCGCCTCAAAATAAAGATCCCGATCGTGGGCATTCCGCAAACAAAGAACGGATGGGACGTGTCATGGCTTGGAAACAAAGGCGGTTGGCTCAACGGTTCGGCATTCCCCGGCTGGGATGGCAACTCGGTCATTACCGGTCACGTATGGGATGCGAACAACAACCCCGGTCCGTTCGCCAACCTCGTCAACCTGCAATACGGAGACAAGATCAAGATCCACGCATTCGGTCAGGTTTACACATTCGAAGTAACCGCCAGCGCCCTGATCCTGCCGAGCAACACAAAAGCCGCGTTGAAACATGAAGAAACACCCTGGTTGACCCTCCTCACCTGCGAAAACTACATCGCAGAGACCGACACCTACACCCACCGCCGCATGGTGCGAGCTGTGCTGGTAAGCGTCACGCCGGAAAAGTAA
- a CDS encoding MFS transporter: protein MNNNSNQRLPMWIKLLYGSGDWGISSIGMMRSIFLAIYLTDVVGLEPRLASFGALVGIVWDAVNDPIIGILSDRLQSRWGRRRPFLLWFAIPFGLSFVILWSAPNWDNQIALLIYVTLSFMISDTLTTLVSVPFLSLTPELTPDYDERTSLTSFRSFFQLVGALAMVIAAPTIIDMVIEAGGSQQQGFMTVGALFGAVGAIPLLLIGLLLRETSTPEQQESLPFRETLRAAWKNIPFRYAVGIHMLNWSAVDMVAVVFPYFLLYWVANGNLLASVKFLGIDLAYESAFFGILMLVCILFVPIWLWISKIRNKQEAYAIGMILWVVVTFLIYLIQPGNTMELFTLSALAGIGISAAYTLPDAMFADVIEWDELRTGRRQEGIFYGIRTLIRKLTGALVLFLTLQALGWSGYVSPPEGALQFTQSDSALRMIRLLVSPFGAIMLSGTIILAWLFPLSREKHHRIQELLEKRRAKVSE, encoded by the coding sequence ATGAACAACAACTCAAATCAGCGGCTCCCAATGTGGATCAAATTGCTCTATGGCTCAGGTGATTGGGGCATCTCGAGCATCGGCATGATGCGCTCGATCTTCCTCGCCATCTATCTCACCGATGTGGTCGGGCTGGAACCGCGTCTGGCTTCTTTCGGCGCGCTGGTCGGCATCGTCTGGGACGCGGTGAACGATCCCATCATCGGCATCCTCAGCGACCGCTTGCAATCGCGCTGGGGCAGGCGGCGTCCGTTTTTGCTGTGGTTCGCCATTCCCTTCGGCTTGAGTTTCGTCATTCTTTGGTCTGCGCCAAATTGGGATAACCAGATCGCGTTGTTGATCTATGTGACTCTCTCCTTCATGATCTCCGACACGTTGACGACTCTCGTCTCGGTCCCGTTTCTTTCGCTGACCCCCGAACTGACCCCCGATTACGACGAACGCACCAGCCTGACGAGTTTCCGATCGTTCTTCCAACTGGTCGGCGCGCTTGCCATGGTCATCGCCGCGCCGACAATTATTGACATGGTGATCGAGGCGGGCGGCTCGCAACAACAGGGATTTATGACCGTGGGCGCATTATTCGGCGCGGTCGGCGCGATTCCCCTGCTGTTGATCGGGCTTCTGCTCCGGGAAACTTCCACGCCCGAACAGCAAGAATCCCTGCCCTTTCGAGAAACATTACGCGCCGCATGGAAGAACATCCCGTTTCGCTATGCGGTCGGCATCCACATGCTGAACTGGTCGGCAGTGGATATGGTGGCTGTGGTTTTTCCATACTTTTTACTTTATTGGGTGGCGAACGGAAACTTGCTGGCATCTGTCAAATTTTTGGGCATTGACCTGGCATACGAATCCGCGTTCTTCGGCATCCTCATGTTGGTGTGCATCCTGTTCGTGCCGATTTGGTTATGGATCTCAAAGATCCGCAACAAGCAGGAAGCGTACGCGATCGGTATGATCCTCTGGGTGGTCGTCACATTTCTTATCTATTTGATTCAACCGGGCAACACGATGGAATTATTCACGCTCTCCGCCCTCGCAGGGATCGGCATCTCAGCCGCGTACACATTGCCCGACGCGATGTTCGCCGACGTGATCGAATGGGATGAACTGCGGACCGGCAGGCGGCAGGAGGGAATCTTCTACGGCATCCGCACGCTCATCCGCAAGTTGACCGGGGCGCTTGTCCTCTTTTTGACTCTGCAGGCATTGGGCTGGTCGGGCTATGTTTCTCCTCCTGAGGGCGCGCTTCAATTCACGCAAAGCGACTCGGCATTGCGCATGATCCGCTTATTGGTTTCACCCTTCGGGGCGATCATGCTTTCAGGGACGATCATCCTCGCATGGCTATTCCCACTCTCGCGCGAGAAGCATCATCGCATTCAGGAGTTGTTGGAAAAAAGGCGAGCAAAAGTATCCGAATAA